The Mesorhizobium loti genome includes a region encoding these proteins:
- a CDS encoding TetR/AcrR family transcriptional regulator, with the protein MRAQRTNSREKILAAAADVARESGPGSLSLEAVASRAGVSKGGLLYNFPTKAKLMQGLVEGYLREFENALESARTNDKDENPLAVYIRLSANDCEEKQPSASWIFSAIAEDPDFMTPIKTFKRHLFERLKGETPDLKSLLVCYLAIEGLRSMNLFDADVLSKDERELLVSSLLEIAR; encoded by the coding sequence ATGAGAGCCCAACGAACGAACTCGCGCGAGAAAATTCTCGCCGCGGCGGCCGATGTCGCACGGGAATCCGGACCCGGCAGCCTGTCGCTGGAAGCGGTCGCCAGCCGCGCCGGCGTTTCGAAGGGCGGGCTGCTCTACAATTTCCCGACCAAGGCCAAATTGATGCAAGGTCTGGTCGAAGGCTATTTGCGCGAGTTCGAGAACGCGCTGGAATCCGCCCGCACGAATGACAAGGACGAAAATCCGCTGGCCGTCTACATCAGGCTGTCGGCCAATGATTGCGAGGAAAAGCAGCCGTCCGCGTCCTGGATATTCTCCGCGATCGCCGAGGATCCCGATTTCATGACGCCGATAAAGACATTCAAACGGCACCTTTTCGAGCGACTGAAGGGCGAGACGCCGGACCTCAAATCGCTGCTGGTCTGCTACCTCGCCATCGAGGGATTGCGCAGCATGAACCTGTTCGATGCGGATGTGCTGTCGAAAGACGAGCGAGAGCTGCTGGTGTCGTCCCTGCTCGAGATTGCCAGATAG
- a CDS encoding Lrp/AsnC family transcriptional regulator has protein sequence MRELDAKDRDILGILSKEARIPLKTLAGRIGLSRSATSERVASLEKSGVIRGYRADIGQMDKGLICAFLLVTLIRTPSIGILDQLARYPEVRRVSSVSGQLDLIVEVEVPSIDRLNTLRDLIASHGGVEDLTTAIVLRRDIERAVD, from the coding sequence ATGAGGGAACTGGACGCCAAGGACAGGGACATTCTCGGCATCCTGTCGAAGGAGGCCCGCATCCCGCTGAAGACGCTTGCGGGGCGCATCGGCCTGTCGCGCAGCGCGACGAGCGAGCGGGTTGCCTCGCTGGAAAAAAGCGGCGTCATTCGTGGCTACCGCGCCGATATCGGTCAGATGGACAAGGGGCTGATCTGCGCCTTCCTGCTTGTCACGCTGATACGCACGCCATCGATCGGCATCCTCGACCAGCTGGCGCGCTATCCTGAAGTCCGGCGGGTGTCATCGGTCAGCGGCCAGCTCGATCTCATCGTCGAGGTCGAGGTGCCGTCCATCGACAGGCTGAACACGCTGCGCGATCTGATCGCCAGTCATGGCGGTGTCGAGGACCTGACAACCGCGATCGTGCTGCGCCGCGACATCGAGCGCGCCGTGGACTGA
- a CDS encoding aminotransferase class III-fold pyridoxal phosphate-dependent enzyme produces MTNVSHPAPQFSQSEAIDIAARHFGIAGSVTPLDSERDQNFKLTAPDHSLWILKIVNASEPLGESEFQTALFDHLERNSPHVAVPRLRTTAGGTSLAHATGAGGEDHAVRLVSWLAGRPLAESSSSPELLESLGGALGRLDRALQGFIHPGALRTFDWDIRRAGAARQRLHHIDDHQDRALLERLLDHFDAEVAPRLPALRAQVIHNDANDWNVLVDPERPERVAGLIDFGDALHSVLIAEVAVACAYAILDAEDPIAAAARLAAGFHAEYPLREEELDLLFDLIVMRLVTSVTLSAARKERTTDNPYLSISEAPAWRLLRRLGAMNRRFATAILRHACGFEAAPGARAVTSWIAANRAQLAPILDRHPATLAKALVPYGDPQNPMTVTSAAQQPDKATAWWDAYCAEHGIALGIGPWGEARTVYTSDIFRSRFVEGARRANHLGLDLFMPAGTQLYTPLAATVRSVEIEEDPLGYGCLVALEHAPPGCPPFITLWGHMAHEAGRRLKVGEHLQAGALVGEMGSPAENGGWAPHLHFQISTDTSLTARDILGVGEERYLSVWQELFPDAADLAGIPPETFHKSGRSRPQIVAARKASLLPNLSISYSEPIKFVRGEGAWLIDDTGRAYLDCFNNVCHLGHAHPDVVEAIARQAAKLNTNTRYLHDAIVTYAERLTATLPAGLSVASFACSGSEANSLMLRMARTHTGRSEAIVLDWGYHGTTQELIDLSPYKYKRKGGKGRPPHVFEATIPDSYRAPVEWPLAEHARRFAESVAEQIADMARQGRMPGLFLAESIPSVAGQVFLPDGYLAEVYAMVRAAGGICAADEVQVGFGRVGSHWWAFETQGVTPDIVTMGKPIGNGHPMAAVVTTTEIAASFNNGMEYFNTFGGNPVSCAAGLAVLDVIERDGLRRNALEIGDYLMARFKALQARYDIIGDVRGQGLFLGIELVEDRNSKAPATALARRVNDGVRARGVLIGTEGPHDNVLKMRPPMIFSRANADHLVGVLDETLAAVLGEGT; encoded by the coding sequence ATGACCAATGTTTCCCACCCAGCGCCTCAGTTCTCGCAAAGCGAGGCCATCGATATCGCCGCGCGGCATTTCGGCATTGCCGGCAGCGTCACGCCGCTGGACAGCGAGCGCGACCAGAATTTCAAGCTGACCGCCCCCGACCATTCGCTGTGGATCCTCAAGATCGTCAATGCCAGCGAACCGCTCGGTGAGAGCGAATTCCAGACGGCGCTGTTCGACCACCTTGAGCGCAACAGCCCTCATGTCGCCGTGCCGCGTCTCAGGACAACAGCGGGGGGAACATCGCTTGCTCACGCCACCGGCGCCGGCGGCGAAGATCATGCCGTGCGGCTGGTGTCGTGGCTTGCCGGCCGGCCGCTGGCCGAGAGCTCGTCCAGTCCGGAGTTGCTTGAAAGCCTCGGCGGCGCGCTCGGCCGGTTGGACCGCGCCCTGCAAGGCTTCATCCACCCCGGCGCGCTGCGCACGTTCGACTGGGACATTCGCCGGGCCGGTGCCGCGCGGCAACGCCTTCACCATATCGATGATCACCAGGACCGCGCCTTGCTGGAGCGGCTTCTCGATCATTTCGATGCCGAGGTGGCGCCCCGGCTGCCGGCGCTGCGGGCGCAGGTGATCCACAACGATGCCAATGACTGGAATGTGCTGGTCGATCCGGAGCGGCCCGAGCGTGTCGCCGGGCTGATCGATTTCGGGGACGCCTTGCACAGCGTGCTGATCGCCGAGGTTGCGGTCGCCTGTGCCTATGCCATCCTCGATGCCGAGGATCCGATCGCCGCCGCCGCCCGTCTTGCCGCCGGGTTCCATGCCGAATATCCGCTGCGCGAAGAGGAGCTCGATCTGCTCTTCGATCTCATTGTTATGCGTCTCGTCACTTCGGTGACGCTGTCGGCGGCGCGCAAGGAGCGGACCACCGACAATCCCTATCTGTCCATCTCGGAAGCGCCGGCCTGGCGCCTGCTGCGACGCCTGGGAGCGATGAACCGGCGCTTCGCGACGGCGATCCTGCGCCATGCCTGCGGCTTTGAGGCCGCGCCCGGAGCTCGCGCTGTCACGAGCTGGATCGCGGCGAACCGCGCGCAGCTTGCGCCCATCCTCGACCGCCACCCGGCGACGCTTGCCAAGGCGCTGGTGCCTTATGGCGATCCACAAAATCCCATGACGGTGACATCGGCCGCGCAACAGCCCGACAAGGCGACCGCATGGTGGGATGCCTATTGCGCCGAGCATGGCATTGCGCTCGGCATCGGCCCGTGGGGCGAGGCGCGCACGGTCTACACCAGCGACATCTTCCGCTCTCGGTTTGTGGAAGGTGCCCGCCGCGCCAATCATCTGGGCCTCGATCTGTTCATGCCGGCGGGCACGCAGCTCTACACGCCGCTGGCCGCCACCGTCAGAAGCGTCGAGATCGAGGAGGATCCGCTCGGCTATGGCTGCCTGGTGGCGCTGGAGCATGCCCCGCCGGGGTGCCCGCCCTTCATCACCCTGTGGGGGCATATGGCGCATGAAGCAGGCCGGCGACTGAAGGTCGGCGAGCATCTGCAAGCCGGCGCGCTTGTCGGCGAGATGGGATCACCAGCAGAAAATGGCGGCTGGGCGCCGCATCTGCATTTCCAGATATCGACGGACACAAGCCTCACCGCACGCGACATCCTCGGCGTCGGTGAAGAGCGCTATCTCTCAGTCTGGCAAGAGCTGTTTCCGGACGCCGCCGACCTCGCCGGCATTCCGCCCGAAACCTTCCACAAAAGTGGTCGTTCCCGTCCGCAGATCGTTGCCGCACGCAAGGCGTCGCTGCTGCCCAATCTCTCGATCTCCTATTCCGAGCCGATCAAGTTCGTGCGCGGCGAAGGCGCTTGGCTGATCGACGATACTGGCCGCGCCTATCTCGATTGCTTCAACAATGTCTGCCACCTCGGCCATGCCCATCCCGACGTGGTCGAGGCGATCGCCAGACAGGCGGCGAAACTCAACACCAACACGCGCTATCTGCACGACGCCATCGTGACCTACGCGGAACGGTTGACCGCGACCTTGCCCGCCGGCCTGTCGGTGGCGTCCTTCGCCTGTTCGGGCAGCGAGGCCAACAGCCTGATGCTGCGCATGGCGCGAACCCATACCGGCCGCAGCGAGGCGATTGTGCTCGACTGGGGCTATCACGGCACAACGCAGGAGCTGATCGACCTCAGCCCCTACAAATACAAGCGCAAGGGCGGCAAGGGGCGCCCGCCGCATGTGTTCGAGGCAACCATTCCCGACAGCTACCGTGCCCCGGTCGAATGGCCGCTGGCGGAGCATGCAAGGCGCTTTGCCGAAAGCGTCGCCGAGCAGATCGCTGATATGGCGAGGCAAGGCCGCATGCCAGGCCTGTTCCTGGCGGAATCGATCCCCAGCGTTGCCGGCCAAGTGTTCCTGCCGGACGGCTATCTGGCGGAAGTCTACGCGATGGTGCGCGCCGCCGGCGGCATCTGTGCGGCCGACGAGGTGCAGGTCGGCTTTGGCCGCGTCGGCAGCCACTGGTGGGCTTTCGAGACGCAAGGGGTGACGCCCGACATCGTCACCATGGGCAAGCCGATCGGCAACGGCCATCCGATGGCAGCCGTGGTGACGACCACCGAGATCGCCGCTTCGTTCAACAACGGCATGGAGTATTTCAACACTTTCGGCGGCAATCCGGTGTCCTGCGCGGCCGGACTCGCGGTGCTCGACGTCATCGAGCGTGACGGCCTCAGGCGCAATGCGTTGGAGATCGGCGACTACCTCATGGCGCGGTTCAAGGCCTTGCAGGCCCGCTACGACATCATCGGCGACGTGCGCGGCCAAGGGCTCTTCCTCGGCATCGAACTGGTCGAGGACCGCAACAGCAAGGCGCCGGCGACCGCCCTTGCCCGCCGCGTCAATGACGGGGTCAGGGCACGCGGCGTGCTGATCGGCACCGAAGGGCCGCACGACAATGTGCTGAAGATGCGCCCGCCGATGATCTTCAGCCGGGCCAATGCCGATCATCTGGTCGGCGTTCTCGACGAGACGCTGGCGGCGGTTCTGGGGGAAGGGACGTAG
- a CDS encoding amino acid ABC transporter substrate-binding protein, with protein MRHALITALLLASATMPVKADTFDIVKQRGSILCGVSQGVAGFSSPDDQGKWGGFDIDFCRAISAAVFGDPDKVSYVALSTKERFTALQAGTVDILSRQSTWTLSRDTGMGIHFAGTAYYDGQGFMVRKDLGVDSALKLSGATVCAEQGTTTEQNVADYFTANKMKYEAVVIDSADSIIKAFDSGRCDVYTTDASALYAQRLKLTNPAAFTVLPEIISKEPLGPAVRKGDDKWFDIVRWTLFSLIEAEEEGITQANAEASLKSQNPTIRRFLGVDGDNGQQLGLEPAFAYNIVAKVGNYGEMFERNLGQSSQLKIARGINALWNAGGLMYAPPAR; from the coding sequence ATGAGACATGCATTGATCACAGCGCTCTTGCTTGCATCGGCCACGATGCCGGTGAAAGCGGACACATTCGACATCGTCAAGCAGAGGGGTTCGATCCTGTGCGGCGTCAGCCAGGGCGTCGCCGGTTTTTCGTCACCAGACGACCAGGGAAAATGGGGCGGCTTCGACATCGATTTCTGCCGCGCTATCTCGGCCGCCGTTTTCGGCGACCCCGACAAGGTGAGCTATGTGGCGCTGTCGACCAAGGAACGCTTCACCGCGCTGCAGGCCGGCACCGTCGACATCCTGTCGCGGCAGTCGACGTGGACGCTGTCGCGCGACACCGGCATGGGCATCCACTTCGCCGGCACCGCCTATTATGACGGCCAGGGCTTCATGGTGCGCAAGGACCTCGGAGTCGACAGCGCGCTCAAGCTGTCGGGAGCCACGGTCTGCGCGGAGCAAGGCACGACCACCGAGCAGAACGTTGCCGACTATTTCACCGCCAACAAGATGAAGTACGAGGCGGTCGTCATCGATTCCGCCGACAGCATCATCAAGGCGTTCGATAGCGGCCGCTGTGACGTCTACACCACGGACGCATCGGCGCTCTATGCGCAACGCCTGAAGCTGACCAACCCCGCCGCCTTCACCGTGCTGCCCGAGATCATTTCGAAGGAACCGCTCGGCCCTGCCGTTCGCAAGGGCGACGACAAGTGGTTCGACATCGTGCGCTGGACGCTGTTCTCGCTGATCGAGGCGGAAGAGGAAGGCATCACCCAGGCCAATGCGGAAGCCTCGCTGAAGTCACAGAATCCGACGATCCGCCGCTTTCTCGGCGTCGACGGTGACAATGGCCAGCAGCTTGGGCTCGAGCCTGCCTTCGCCTACAACATCGTCGCCAAGGTCGGCAATTATGGCGAGATGTTCGAGCGCAATCTCGGCCAGTCCAGCCAGCTGAAAATAGCGCGCGGCATCAATGCGCTGTGGAACGCCGGCGGCCTGATGTACGCGCCACCGGCACGCTGA
- a CDS encoding substrate-binding domain-containing protein, which yields MAEIEKSERRELSPTIKTLAAHTGYSIATISKALRGSPVVAQPTRDAIVTAARELGYQANARGMALRTGRTYRAAVLMPITSAAGYEWDGVEYTQILSGISQALEGSDYQLSVHGFRDFGDAFETARRIVDQSAADGLIFSGVQADDPRIDMLVESDFPFVSLGRCRKPLIYAHVDVDNEWAAFTATARLIAGGHRRIALINADRRLSYALDRIDGFSRAFDEAGLAASTDLVAGGDLSTRFGRDAALRLLGLPNPPTALVCINESTTLGVLSALGSLDRRVGVDVDVIAYDDINVSAYFTPPITTFYQPIELLGRKLGEFLLRRMAGEDPAKLAMVSRPELIGRQPDNLGGRSRR from the coding sequence ATGGCAGAGATCGAAAAATCCGAACGCCGAGAGCTTTCGCCGACCATCAAGACGTTGGCGGCCCATACCGGTTATTCGATCGCCACCATTTCCAAGGCCCTGCGGGGGTCGCCGGTCGTCGCGCAGCCCACACGGGACGCTATCGTCACTGCTGCGCGGGAACTGGGCTATCAGGCGAATGCGCGAGGCATGGCGCTGAGGACAGGCAGGACCTATCGGGCGGCGGTGCTGATGCCGATAACGTCCGCGGCCGGCTATGAATGGGACGGCGTCGAATACACGCAGATCCTGAGCGGCATAAGCCAGGCGCTGGAAGGCAGCGACTATCAACTGTCCGTGCACGGCTTCCGGGATTTCGGCGATGCCTTCGAAACAGCCCGCCGCATCGTCGATCAGAGCGCGGCCGACGGCCTGATCTTTTCCGGCGTGCAGGCCGACGATCCTCGTATCGATATGCTGGTCGAAAGCGATTTTCCATTCGTGTCGCTCGGCCGGTGTCGCAAGCCCCTCATCTACGCCCATGTCGATGTCGACAATGAGTGGGCGGCGTTCACCGCCACCGCGCGGCTGATCGCAGGCGGACATAGGCGTATCGCCCTGATCAACGCCGATCGCCGTCTTTCCTACGCCCTCGACAGGATCGACGGATTTTCGCGTGCCTTTGACGAGGCAGGGCTAGCCGCATCGACGGACCTTGTGGCTGGCGGCGATCTGTCCACCCGCTTCGGCCGCGATGCCGCTCTCAGGCTTCTTGGCTTGCCCAATCCGCCCACGGCCCTGGTGTGCATCAACGAATCCACCACCCTGGGCGTCCTGTCGGCGCTGGGCAGCCTTGACCGGCGCGTCGGGGTGGATGTCGACGTCATCGCCTATGACGACATCAACGTCAGCGCCTATTTCACCCCGCCGATCACGACATTCTACCAGCCGATCGAACTTCTCGGCCGCAAGCTGGGCGAGTTCCTGCTGCGGCGCATGGCGGGCGAGGACCCGGCAAAGCTCGCCATGGTCTCGAGGCCCGAGCTCATCGGCCGGCAGCCGGACAATCTCGGCGGGCGAAGCCGCCGCTAA
- a CDS encoding transporter substrate-binding domain-containing protein, with product MKKIAIGLALALLTAGAAGAADLGGKVLKVGSDTTSPPMESVDTATGQIVGFDVDVIKAVCGKINCKAEFVTTGWDGIFAALDQGSFDLVASGVSITDERKKAMDFSDPYIVNSQAVLMRVEDEGLSLDDFKAKGKRLSAQANTTDAQVAESIVGKDNVVAYDSFAASVIALKNKDVDGVVINGANAAAYEKEFAGELVVPIRDLQSDPLGLVFRKGDENVAAFNEGLKAIKADGSLDVLIAKYWGAK from the coding sequence ATGAAGAAGATCGCGATTGGACTTGCGCTTGCGTTGTTGACGGCCGGTGCTGCCGGCGCCGCCGACCTTGGCGGCAAGGTGCTGAAGGTGGGTTCCGACACCACATCGCCGCCGATGGAAAGCGTCGACACGGCGACCGGCCAGATCGTCGGCTTCGACGTCGACGTGATCAAGGCGGTCTGCGGCAAGATCAACTGCAAGGCTGAATTCGTCACCACTGGCTGGGACGGCATCTTCGCGGCTCTCGACCAAGGCAGTTTCGACCTGGTCGCCTCCGGCGTGTCCATCACCGATGAACGCAAGAAGGCGATGGATTTCTCGGACCCCTACATCGTCAACAGCCAGGCTGTGCTCATGCGCGTGGAAGACGAGGGCCTGTCTCTCGATGACTTCAAGGCGAAAGGCAAGAGGCTCTCGGCGCAGGCCAACACCACCGACGCGCAGGTCGCTGAAAGCATCGTCGGCAAGGACAATGTGGTCGCGTATGACAGTTTCGCGGCCTCCGTCATCGCGCTGAAGAACAAGGACGTGGACGGCGTTGTGATCAACGGCGCCAATGCCGCCGCCTATGAAAAGGAATTCGCGGGTGAACTGGTCGTGCCGATCCGGGATCTCCAGTCCGATCCGCTGGGGTTGGTCTTCCGCAAAGGCGACGAGAATGTCGCCGCCTTCAATGAAGGGTTGAAGGCGATCAAAGCCGACGGCAGCCTTGACGTGCTGATCGCCAAATACTGGGGCGCAAAATAG
- a CDS encoding amino acid ABC transporter permease: MQFLMRLRPSNLIIVAALPFIVYLFASSVNYQRSLRAILGVENGSSAFVPGFLMLAVAFSAGLAVFVFSRASSRSPRLVTIAAGINLAAAVLLVTTGLVYPFMASVVANAVDPFISDLVVQGVTPRRLTDAADLMVSGQATLLLRTYLGLTVVILGAFFIAVRNGTGKATYRFSRLVLAAVNGAGLVFILLFAHIAFAAGVTTTIRAAVAAYMLAAMMGLLWVGLLKLKYSWRADLICIVATILMICAAAWFLLQPRESFVLAGSLAGKVAVTPGTPSGILDAVRYGQFPGGPDSEVPLRTSRGAPEAIDAIGKIPGVSAALVPAATAPASLPVLWQTEALNDRDRAFGITLAALAIVLGLLTFGGHIHRRHPLSIGSEFIVDTIRGIPMLVIVLYVGLPLAGALKDATQGVVDPPNLVRGIAAMALAYSAYLAEIFRSGINAIPAGQIEAAHSLGLNGWRTARLVVLPQAFRIIIPPLGNELIAILKDTSLLSILSIRDITQRMREFQSASFLPFAPYNSAAIFYIFLTLAAASLVSTIERKYDIKHR, from the coding sequence ATGCAGTTTCTGATGCGCCTGCGGCCGAGCAATCTGATCATCGTCGCGGCATTGCCGTTCATCGTCTATCTCTTTGCTTCGTCGGTAAACTACCAGCGCTCGCTTCGCGCCATCCTCGGCGTGGAGAACGGCTCGTCGGCCTTCGTGCCCGGCTTCCTGATGCTGGCTGTCGCCTTTTCCGCCGGCCTTGCCGTGTTCGTGTTCTCGCGCGCTTCGTCCAGATCGCCTCGTCTTGTAACGATTGCCGCCGGGATCAATCTTGCCGCCGCCGTGCTGCTTGTGACAACCGGCCTGGTCTATCCCTTTATGGCATCGGTCGTGGCGAACGCTGTCGATCCGTTCATCTCCGATCTGGTGGTTCAGGGCGTTACGCCGCGGCGATTGACGGACGCCGCCGACCTCATGGTGAGCGGCCAGGCCACGCTCCTGTTGCGAACCTATCTCGGCCTGACGGTCGTGATCCTCGGTGCGTTCTTCATCGCCGTCCGCAACGGGACCGGTAAGGCGACGTATCGTTTTTCCCGCCTCGTGCTGGCGGCGGTGAACGGCGCCGGGTTGGTCTTCATCCTGCTTTTCGCGCATATCGCATTCGCGGCGGGTGTTACCACGACGATCCGCGCGGCCGTCGCGGCCTACATGCTGGCGGCCATGATGGGGTTGCTCTGGGTTGGGCTCCTCAAGCTCAAATACAGCTGGCGGGCAGACCTGATCTGCATCGTGGCAACCATCCTCATGATCTGCGCCGCCGCGTGGTTCCTGCTTCAGCCGCGCGAAAGCTTCGTGCTCGCGGGTTCTCTCGCCGGGAAGGTCGCGGTCACGCCCGGCACGCCGTCCGGCATACTTGACGCCGTCCGCTACGGGCAATTTCCCGGCGGCCCCGACAGCGAGGTGCCGCTGCGCACCTCTCGCGGTGCGCCGGAAGCGATCGATGCGATCGGCAAGATCCCCGGCGTCAGCGCAGCGCTTGTCCCGGCGGCAACAGCGCCGGCCAGCTTGCCGGTGCTGTGGCAGACGGAGGCGTTGAACGATCGCGACAGGGCGTTCGGCATCACGCTCGCCGCGCTGGCGATCGTGCTTGGCCTGCTGACCTTCGGCGGCCATATCCACCGCAGGCATCCGCTCTCGATCGGGTCGGAGTTTATCGTCGATACGATCCGCGGCATCCCGATGCTGGTTATCGTGCTCTATGTCGGCCTGCCGCTCGCCGGAGCGCTCAAGGATGCGACCCAGGGCGTGGTCGATCCGCCGAACCTGGTGCGTGGCATTGCCGCCATGGCGCTCGCCTATTCGGCCTATCTGGCCGAGATATTCCGTTCCGGCATCAATGCAATCCCCGCCGGCCAGATCGAGGCCGCGCACAGCCTTGGTCTGAACGGCTGGCGTACCGCCCGGCTGGTCGTGCTGCCGCAGGCCTTCCGCATCATCATCCCGCCGCTCGGCAACGAACTTATCGCTATCCTCAAAGACACGTCGCTGCTGTCGATCCTGTCGATCCGCGACATCACGCAGCGCATGCGGGAATTCCAGTCGGCAAGTTTCCTGCCGTTCGCGCCCTACAACTCAGCCGCCATCTTCTACATTTTCCTGACGCTGGCCGCGGCGAGCCTCGTCAGCACCATCGAGAGAAAATATGACATCAAGCATCGATAA
- a CDS encoding beta-glucosidase: protein MTSSIDNARRALEARASGLVFPHGFVFGAATAAYQIEGAHDADGKGESIWDRFCRVPGVIVDGSSGDVACDHYHRWKEDIAVLKALGLGAYRFSLAWTRLLPEGRGEVNARGIAFYDRLIDDLLEAGIEPYATLYHWDLPQALQDRGGWYSRETAIAFADYARLAARSFGDRVKRWTTLNEPWTFCWSGHATGEDAPGLRDGVKGGVTASHHALLGHGLAVPAIRAEVADACVGIVFDLNVAEPATDDPRDAAAARRFDGAQNRWFLDAVFKGAYPQDMLALYGDLLPPIQAQDNEIIAAPVDYLGINIYRRSVIAAGDELAPLSYRRVQPEGIYSAVDYEIWPRCMYDILHYVNDRYAPPAIYISENGVATMPETVGEDGCVWDDLRAAYYVDHLEQVAKAAAEGVPVRGYFAWTLTDNFEWAYGYTTPFGITHVDFATQQRHIKYSGGVYAMIARQETVPVAKSA from the coding sequence ATGACATCAAGCATCGATAACGCGCGCCGGGCCCTCGAAGCCCGCGCCTCCGGACTGGTCTTCCCGCACGGCTTCGTGTTCGGCGCCGCGACCGCCGCCTATCAGATCGAGGGTGCGCATGACGCGGATGGCAAAGGTGAAAGCATCTGGGACCGGTTCTGCCGCGTTCCCGGCGTGATCGTGGACGGTTCGAGCGGTGACGTCGCCTGTGACCACTATCATCGCTGGAAGGAGGATATCGCCGTGCTCAAGGCGCTTGGCCTTGGCGCGTATCGCTTTTCCCTCGCATGGACACGGCTTCTTCCCGAAGGTCGTGGCGAGGTCAATGCCAGGGGTATCGCGTTCTACGACCGGCTGATCGACGACCTGCTTGAAGCCGGTATCGAGCCCTATGCAACGCTCTATCACTGGGATCTTCCACAGGCGCTGCAAGACCGTGGCGGCTGGTACAGCCGCGAAACGGCCATCGCCTTTGCCGATTATGCCCGGCTTGCCGCCCGCAGCTTCGGTGATCGCGTCAAGAGATGGACGACGCTCAACGAGCCCTGGACGTTCTGCTGGTCGGGACACGCGACCGGTGAGGATGCGCCGGGATTGCGGGACGGCGTGAAAGGCGGCGTGACCGCCAGCCATCATGCCCTGCTGGGACACGGCCTGGCTGTTCCGGCCATCCGGGCCGAGGTGGCGGACGCCTGCGTCGGCATCGTGTTCGACCTCAATGTCGCGGAGCCCGCCACCGACGACCCGCGCGATGCCGCGGCGGCACGGCGCTTCGATGGCGCCCAGAACCGCTGGTTTCTCGATGCCGTCTTCAAGGGCGCATATCCGCAGGACATGCTGGCGCTCTACGGCGATCTGCTGCCGCCGATCCAGGCGCAAGACAACGAGATCATCGCCGCGCCGGTAGATTATCTGGGCATCAACATCTACCGCCGCTCGGTGATTGCGGCGGGTGATGAACTGGCGCCGCTCAGCTACCGACGGGTGCAACCGGAAGGCATCTATTCCGCGGTCGACTACGAGATCTGGCCTCGCTGCATGTATGACATCCTGCACTATGTGAATGACCGCTACGCGCCGCCCGCGATCTACATTTCCGAAAACGGCGTCGCTACGATGCCTGAGACGGTTGGTGAAGACGGGTGTGTCTGGGACGATCTGCGCGCTGCCTACTACGTCGATCACCTGGAGCAGGTGGCCAAGGCGGCGGCCGAGGGTGTGCCGGTGCGCGGCTATTTCGCCTGGACGCTGACCGATAATTTCGAGTGGGCCTATGGCTATACCACGCCCTTCGGCATCACCCATGTCGATTTCGCCACACAGCAACGCCACATCAAATATTCCGGCGGCGTCTACGCCATGATCGCCCGGCAGGAGACCGTGCCCGTTGCGAAGAGCGCCTGA
- a CDS encoding SDR family oxidoreductase: protein MAGDGQGDRTVLITGAGRGLGRDLARQYAQDGWRVIACGRTRPAQEFEGGIEFQPLDVADPASIFDLATRLAGRPLDVLVNNAAIRSEISGLHGFAPDEFLRVMRTNTLGPLLLARALRPNLVAGRMRIIANIGSRAGSMAEGLLDDYDDDYAYRCSKAALNMVCAQLSQDLRVDRITVLSLHPGWVKTDMGGDQAVLAVEDSARGLRTVIDGATPRDSGSFRTFDGMHIRW from the coding sequence TTGGCCGGAGACGGGCAAGGCGACCGCACGGTCCTCATAACCGGCGCCGGGCGAGGGCTCGGCCGCGATCTGGCGCGGCAATACGCCCAGGATGGTTGGCGCGTGATCGCTTGCGGGCGCACCCGTCCGGCCCAAGAGTTCGAAGGTGGAATCGAGTTCCAGCCGCTCGATGTCGCCGATCCGGCTTCCATCTTCGACCTTGCCACGCGTCTCGCCGGCAGGCCGCTGGACGTGCTTGTCAACAACGCCGCCATCCGCAGCGAAATCAGCGGCCTGCACGGTTTCGCCCCGGACGAATTCCTGAGGGTTATGCGGACGAACACGCTTGGCCCACTGTTGCTGGCGAGGGCACTGCGCCCGAACCTGGTTGCGGGGCGCATGCGGATCATCGCCAACATCGGCAGCCGCGCCGGCTCGATGGCGGAGGGGCTGCTCGACGACTACGACGACGATTATGCCTATCGCTGTTCAAAGGCAGCGCTCAACATGGTCTGCGCCCAGCTGTCGCAGGATTTGCGCGTCGACAGGATAACGGTGTTGTCGCTGCATCCGGGTTGGGTGAAGACGGATATGGGAGGCGATCAGGCGGTCCTGGCGGTCGAGGACAGCGCGCGGGGCCTGCGCACTGTCATCGACGGCGCGACGCCTAGGGATAGCGGCTCCTTCCGGACTTTCGATGGCATGCATATTCGATGGTAG